A single region of the Nocardioides aquaticus genome encodes:
- a CDS encoding L,D-transpeptidase family protein codes for MRHLHALRRLLARVVLTLGGAALLVAVGYAGSQVLAPDLDPDLDPVAGDVAAGGVPAPGAPPTATGAPSQVRPVVAGPTPHGRVVPGVAFEVLLVPGPTLLGPGEEGDDVRDLQARLRQIAWLSGAPDGVYGDTTTAAVSGFQAKREIPVTGAVDQRTTDRLLAMTTEPTEAELTGAVDDTASNAPGALDPRCLTGRVMCVDKTTSTLRWVVDGDVLRTMDARFGGSATATREGQFSVFSMSRDHVSSLYDTSMPFAMFFSGGQAVHYSPDFASVGYGGASHGCVNIRDLDGIAALFDEVQVGDAVVVYWS; via the coding sequence GTGCGCCACCTCCACGCCCTGCGCCGCCTCCTCGCCCGTGTCGTGCTGACCCTCGGCGGCGCCGCCCTGCTCGTGGCCGTCGGGTACGCCGGCAGCCAGGTGCTCGCCCCGGACCTCGACCCGGACCTCGACCCGGTCGCCGGTGACGTGGCCGCCGGGGGCGTGCCGGCGCCCGGCGCGCCACCGACCGCGACCGGTGCCCCGTCGCAGGTGCGGCCGGTGGTGGCCGGGCCGACCCCGCACGGCCGGGTGGTCCCCGGCGTCGCGTTCGAGGTGCTGCTCGTGCCGGGCCCGACCCTGCTCGGTCCGGGCGAGGAGGGCGACGACGTGCGCGACCTCCAGGCGCGGCTGCGCCAGATCGCCTGGCTCAGCGGCGCCCCCGACGGCGTCTACGGCGACACGACCACCGCCGCGGTCAGCGGGTTCCAGGCCAAGCGCGAGATCCCGGTCACCGGCGCGGTCGACCAGCGCACCACCGACCGGCTGCTGGCGATGACGACCGAGCCCACCGAGGCCGAGCTGACCGGCGCGGTCGACGACACGGCCTCGAACGCGCCGGGCGCGCTCGACCCGCGCTGCCTGACCGGGCGCGTGATGTGCGTCGACAAGACCACCAGCACCCTGCGGTGGGTGGTCGACGGCGACGTCCTGCGCACGATGGACGCCCGCTTCGGCGGCTCGGCCACCGCGACCCGCGAGGGCCAGTTCTCGGTGTTCTCGATGAGCCGCGACCACGTCTCGAGCCTGTACGACACCTCGATGCCGTTCGCGATGTTCTTCTCCGGCGGCCAGGCCGTCCACTACTCGCCGGACTTCGCCTCCGTCGGGTACGGCGGCGCGTCCCACGGCTGCGTCAACATCCGCGACCTCGACGGCATCGCCGCGCTCTTCGACGAGGTGCAGGTCGGCGACGCGGTGGTCGTCTACTGGTCCTGA
- a CDS encoding demethylmenaquinone methyltransferase, whose amino-acid sequence MARAELDKAPDDVRRMFDAVARRYDVTNDVLSLGQDRRWRHEVIDAVAPRPGEKVLDLAAGTGTSSQPFADRGAWVVPCDFSLGMLGVGKAARPALPFTAGDGTRLPFADDTFDAVTISFGLRNIVDPVAGLHEMRRVTRPGGRLVVCEFSHPTWSAFRRVYLEYLMKALPTIARGVSSSPDAYVYLAESIRAWPDQAGLAAQIAGAGWGSPEWRNLSGGIVALHRATA is encoded by the coding sequence GTGGCCCGCGCCGAGCTCGACAAAGCCCCCGACGACGTCCGTCGCATGTTCGACGCCGTCGCCCGCCGCTACGACGTCACCAACGACGTCCTGTCGCTGGGCCAGGACCGCCGCTGGCGGCACGAGGTGATCGACGCCGTCGCACCGCGTCCGGGGGAGAAGGTCCTCGACCTCGCGGCCGGCACCGGCACCTCCAGCCAGCCCTTCGCCGACCGCGGCGCCTGGGTCGTGCCGTGCGACTTCTCGCTCGGCATGCTGGGCGTCGGCAAGGCCGCGCGGCCCGCGCTGCCGTTCACCGCCGGCGACGGCACGCGGCTCCCGTTCGCCGACGACACCTTCGACGCGGTCACGATCTCCTTCGGCCTGCGCAACATCGTGGACCCGGTGGCCGGCCTGCACGAGATGCGTCGGGTGACCCGACCCGGCGGTCGCCTGGTCGTCTGCGAGTTCAGCCACCCGACCTGGTCGGCGTTCCGCCGGGTCTACCTCGAGTACCTGATGAAGGCGCTCCCGACGATCGCGCGCGGCGTGTCCTCCTCGCCCGACGCCTACGTCTACCTCGCCGAGTCGATCCGCGCCTGGCCCGACCAGGCCGGCCTCGCCGCGCAGATCGCCGGGGCCGGCTGGGGCTCCCCCGAGTGGCGCAACCTCTCGGGCGGCATCGTCGCGCTGCACCGCGCCACCGCCTGA
- a CDS encoding NuoB/complex I 20 kDa subunit family protein gives MGLEEKLPSGVLLTTVEGVAGYMRKASFWPATFGLACCAIEMMTSGGPKYDMARFGMEVFRASPRQADLMIVAGRVSQKMAPVLRQIYDQMANPKYVLAMGVCASSGGMFNNYAIVQGVDHVVPVDMYLPGCPPRPEMLIDAILKLHDRVQAEKLGPNRRAEVTALENAALAAAPTSDMTGLLR, from the coding sequence ATGGGCCTCGAAGAGAAGCTCCCCAGCGGCGTCCTCCTCACGACCGTCGAGGGGGTGGCCGGCTACATGCGCAAGGCGTCGTTCTGGCCCGCGACCTTCGGCCTGGCCTGCTGCGCGATCGAGATGATGACCAGCGGCGGCCCGAAGTACGACATGGCCCGCTTCGGCATGGAGGTCTTCCGCGCCAGCCCGCGCCAGGCCGACCTAATGATCGTGGCCGGGCGCGTCAGCCAGAAGATGGCCCCGGTCCTGCGCCAGATCTACGACCAGATGGCCAACCCCAAGTACGTCCTCGCGATGGGCGTCTGCGCCTCCAGCGGCGGGATGTTCAACAACTACGCGATCGTCCAGGGCGTCGACCACGTCGTGCCCGTCGACATGTACCTCCCCGGCTGCCCGCCGCGCCCGGAGATGCTGATCGACGCGATCCTCAAGCTGCACGACCGGGTCCAGGCCGAGAAGCTCGGCCCGAACCGTCGCGCCGAGGTCACCGCGCTCGAGAACGCGGCCCTGGCCGCCGCCCCGACCTCCGACATGACGGGCCTGCTGCGGTGA
- a CDS encoding isochorismate synthase: protein MSSSQAVEPQGPWVARTVALEPRDVDVLVDLLPREQAVAWLRRGDGLVGWGRAAATRTSGATRFADADKWWSELLARTAVHDDVEEPGSGMVAFGSFGFADEPGDSVLVVPRVVVGRRGDRAWLTTVGTPDEDRPAVPQPTDTPRPPLGVVFADGALNGDEWMSVVAEAVGRIAAGDLEKVVLARDLVATAEEPVDVRWPLRRLAAAYPMCWTFHVDGLFGATPEMLVRRERGLVTSRVLAGTIRRTGDDDRDLALAATLARSSKDLEEHEYAVRSVADALEPHCSSMSVPDAPFVLHLPNVMHLATDVNGVVHDAATVSSLRLAESLHPSAAVGGTPTGVATALIDEVEGLDRGRYAGPVGWIDAAGDGEWGLALRAATVDGPTVRLYAGCGVVASSDPEDELAESQAKLVPVRDALGS from the coding sequence GTGAGCAGCAGCCAGGCGGTCGAGCCCCAGGGTCCCTGGGTCGCCCGCACCGTGGCCCTCGAGCCGCGCGACGTCGACGTGCTGGTCGACCTCCTGCCGCGCGAGCAGGCCGTGGCGTGGCTGCGTCGCGGCGACGGCCTGGTCGGCTGGGGCCGAGCCGCCGCCACCCGCACCAGCGGGGCGACCCGCTTCGCCGACGCCGACAAGTGGTGGAGCGAGCTGCTCGCCCGCACCGCGGTGCACGACGACGTCGAGGAGCCGGGCTCCGGCATGGTCGCCTTCGGCAGCTTCGGCTTCGCCGACGAGCCGGGCGACTCCGTGCTCGTCGTCCCACGCGTGGTCGTGGGCCGTCGCGGCGACCGAGCCTGGCTCACCACGGTGGGCACCCCCGACGAGGACCGGCCCGCCGTCCCGCAGCCGACCGACACGCCCCGCCCGCCGCTCGGCGTGGTCTTCGCCGACGGCGCCCTCAACGGCGACGAGTGGATGTCGGTCGTCGCCGAGGCGGTCGGCCGGATCGCGGCCGGCGACCTCGAGAAGGTGGTCCTGGCCCGCGACCTGGTGGCCACCGCGGAGGAGCCCGTCGACGTGCGCTGGCCGCTGCGGCGGCTCGCGGCGGCGTACCCGATGTGCTGGACCTTCCACGTGGACGGGCTCTTCGGCGCGACCCCGGAGATGCTCGTGCGCCGCGAGCGCGGCCTGGTGACCTCCCGGGTGCTGGCCGGCACCATCCGGCGCACCGGTGACGACGACCGCGACCTGGCGCTCGCGGCCACGCTGGCCCGCTCCAGCAAGGACCTGGAAGAGCACGAGTACGCCGTCCGCTCGGTCGCCGACGCCCTCGAGCCGCACTGCTCCTCGATGAGCGTGCCGGACGCCCCGTTCGTGCTCCACCTGCCCAACGTCATGCACCTGGCCACCGACGTGAACGGCGTCGTGCACGACGCCGCCACCGTGTCGTCGCTGCGCCTGGCCGAGTCGCTGCACCCCTCCGCGGCCGTCGGCGGCACGCCCACCGGGGTCGCCACCGCCCTCATCGACGAGGTCGAGGGCCTGGACCGGGGCCGCTACGCCGGACCGGTCGGCTGGATCGACGCCGCCGGCGACGGCGAGTGGGGGCTCGCGCTGAGGGCCGCCACGGTCGACGGGCCCACCGTCCGGCTCTACGCCGGGTGCGGGGTCGTCGCGTCCTCCGACCCGGAGGACGAGCTGGCCGAGTCCCAGGCCAAGCTCGTCCCCGTGCGGGACGCGCTCGGCAGCTAG